The Daphnia pulicaria isolate SC F1-1A chromosome 12, SC_F0-13Bv2, whole genome shotgun sequence genome contains a region encoding:
- the LOC124316598 gene encoding eukaryotic translation initiation factor eIF1, which translates to MSFQNLKTFDPFADADKGPGEAVQDGLVHIRIQQRNGRKTLTTIQGLSAEYDLKKIVRHCKKEFACNGTVVEHPEYGEVLQLQGDQRENICQWLTKTGLAKPEQLKVHGF; encoded by the exons ATGTCcttccaaaatttgaaaacttttg ATCCCTTCGCCGACGCCGATAAGGGTCCGGGAGAGGCAGTACAGGATGGTCTAGTTCACATCCGTATTCAGCAGCGTAATGGTCGTAAAACTTTAACTACTATTCAAGGATTATCTGCCGAATacgatttaaagaaaattgttcGCCATTGCAAGAAG GAATTTGCTTGCAACGGTACTGTTGTTGAACACCCTGAGTATGGTGAGGTTCTTCAGCTTCAGGGAGACCAAAGAGAAAATATCTGTCAGTGGTTGACGAAAACTGGGTTGGCTAAGCCAGAACAGCTCAAAGTTCACGGTTTTTAA